The nucleotide window CTCCGCCGGGGCCGGCGCAACCTGGGGCGGATCGGGCAACTGGCTCATCTCGTCAACGAAGACGAACCGGGTGCGGCCGAGGCGCAACTCGTCTTGCGGCCGCAGTGGTCGGTCGGAGCGGAGCAACTCGCCGTTCAAATGTGTGCCGTTCAAACTGCCGAGGTCGCGGACGAACCACCCGCCCTCCGCCGCGAACACCTCGGCGTGTTCGCGGCTGCACAGGTCGTCACGGAGTACGACCCGGTTGGTTGGCGCGCGGCCCAGCTTGTACCGCGTGCCCTCGTGCAGAGGAAACACGTCGCCGAACCCGTCATCGCGGCGGGCAACCAGGAAAGCGTCAGGCGGTTGGGCCATTGGGTCCGAGCCGGGAGCGGGGCGACGGGACACTTCCACGATAGTGGCGGGCTGCTTGCGGGTTCAAGCCGGAACGCGACCCCGGCCCCGCGCCGGTGTCTCAGTCACCGCGAAAGCTGGTATAGCAGAACCGCCAGGCCGCCGAACGACGCGACCGCACACAGTACCGCGGCGGGACTGAACGCGGCGTACACCAGCCGCATCTTCACCCCGTCGGGCGGGGCCGATACGCCGGGCGACTCGGGACGCCAGGGCGCGCCCTCGGCCCCGCGAACGGAGATGACCTCGGCCCGACTGGTCCACAGCGCGACACTTCCGAACAGCAGCAGCGAAAACGCGAGCAGGTGTACGGCGACCGGCACTTCGACGTTCCCCTGCGCGTCGCCCACCTTCAACACCAGTGCAAGCAAAATAGCCAGTCCGTTGTTGGTCGCGTGAAGCAGAATCGGCACCCAGATCGACCGCGCCGCCAAGTACACGAAGTGCAGATACACCCCCATCAGGGCGATGACAACGAGCTGCGACGGGTCGAGGTGCATGGCGGCGAACAGCGCCGCTGTGAACAACACCCCGGCCGGGATGCCGTACCGGGCGCACAGCCCGCGTCCGAGGAACCCGCGACACCATAACTCCTCGACCACCCCCGGCCCGACGGCCACGGCCAACGCGGTGAGCGGCCAGGGGAACGACCCGAACACGCCGTTCAGTGCTCTCACCACGGGCGGCGGCTTCATACCGGTCGCCCAGAGGAAGAGCGTTTGAATGAGGTCCGCACAGATCATAAAAGCCGGCACGAGGAGCAGGGCGAGGAACACATGCAGCGGGTGCGGCCGGCGCAGCCCGATCTGCCGCGCCCAACCCGGGCCGATCCGCCGGGGAAGCACAAGAAGGATCAGCCCGAGTGAGGCAAATTGCGCCGCGAGCATTCCCGACGCGAGCGAGCGGCCGATTCCGTCCGGGATCGGTGGGCGCTCACCCTCGGCCTTCAGATCGACGGCCTTCCCGAACCCGCCGAGCTGCTCGTCCGCGAACGCTTGCGGGTCGGCTGCGGAGTACATCAGCGCTCCGAACACCACGCCCGTTCCGATGATTGCACTGAATAACTGAGTGGCGACAAACAGCCCGCACCATATGACCGCTTCTAAGAGACCGGGGCGCGTCCGGGCAGGTGGCGCGGGCGCTACCAACGGCAGGTCGGTGCGGGTCACCAGCGGCGGCTCGTTCGTGGGTTCGCTCATAAGCAATTCTTCGCCCGCGGGGCGAGCACCGGGGTTAGTACCGCAGCAATCCGGTATATTCCATCAACTGCAACAGCCACGGGTTGCGCCACGGGTTACAGGCGGGGTAGAACACGCTGAGGACCCCGAACCCCAGCAACACGGCGCCCAAAAGTCGCCCTAGGGCGCTCCGGGCCAGCCAGTCGGCCGCGGTTGGGAGTGCGAGCACCCACAGCGGGATCAGCCAGAACAGCCACCGCGGCCCGCTCGTGTTTCCGCCGTAGTTGTAGCTGTTGGTCCGGAGTAAATAGAAGCAAAAAACCGTCAGAGAGACGACGACGGTCATCGCCGCGAACATTTCGCGCGTCCAGCCCGTCGCTTTTTGTTTCGCGAACAACTTCCGCACGTCCGGCGCGCTGCGGATGCCCGCCGCAATCAGCCCCGCGAACGCGAGCAGCCACACTGGCGTCAGGCTGAACCACCCGTGGTGGCCGAGAGTCAGGTGCAACGCGTACACGCTGGTCGGTTCGTTATTGAAGTCGATCCCTTTTGCGGCCGGCGTGCCGAGCTTGGCCCAATGACTCCCCTCAAAATTGTACCACGGGCCGCCGAACTCGCTGTACGCCGGGAGAAGTCGGCCCATCGCCGCGTAGTTCGCCAAGAAGAGCGCCGCGAGCGGGACCAGCGCACAGGGCACGAAATACAGAAGCGTGTTCCGCGGTCGGGCGAGGAGCAGCGGCACCATCAGCGCGACGAGGAACGCCAGCGCGGGTAGCTCAAAGGTCGCAGCAAGCGCCGCGAAGAACCCGCACGATCCGTATCCGACGGGAGGCATGTCGCGGTTCTCGGCGACCGCGCGCAGCAGCGGGTACGAAGCGAACAGTACACAGTACGCGGCCGGGATGTGGTTGTTCAGCGTGTGCGAGAACGTAAGCAGGAACGTCCCCAGAGCAGCCGCGGCGAAGGTGAGCAGCTTACCGAAGTCGGTCTTGCCGGTCGTGTCGATCAGCCGCCCGAGCAGCACAAGGTACACCGCCATCGGCAGCACGTTCCACGTCAGCACAATAGTGGGAATCACGAGCCACCGGTCGCGCCCGATGTCCCACCCAACCGCCCGGTTGAGGACCCAATATTCGGACGCGACGAGGACCGCCATGAGCGGCGGTTTGCTCGAGTAAAACTCCTTCGTCTCGGGGTTCATCACGATGTCGAGCGACTTGTATGCTGGCTCCGCAACGATGCCCACGTCCTTGTACTTCGTTGGGGAACCCGGATCGGGGGCGGTCCGCTTGCCGATGACGAAGGTGCGGTCGTGGACCAGCGCGCGCACGGTCGCCCAGCGGGACTTGTCGTTGGAACTGAACGTGGGGTGCGGGTCCGGCCGGCTGGCGGGCCAAGAGCGGTCCGGTTCGGCCCCGTACCCACCTTGCTCGGGCGCCTTGTAGCGGCTCGGCTCTACGACGTTCTCGGCGCCGACGGTCTTGGCGGCGGCGATCGCTACCGCTGCTGCGGTCAGAAGTAGGAACGCCGAGCGACGGAGGTCAGACGGTTCGGCTGCCATCGATCCGCTCTGGTGGAAGGGCAGGGGGGCGGAACCGATCCGGGAAGTTCATCCCCGGGCCGGTTCGGGCTCGGCGGGGGTCCGCTCCGCGACAGTGTACGGGGCGTTGTCCAACCACTGGCGCGCGACAGTCATTTCGGACACCAGACCGGCGAGGAAGCACTGCCCGCCAAAAAGGGCAGACCCCACCGCGAGGATCGCGACCATCATCTGGGTCAGCGGCCCGGCGCCGTAACTGCCGTCGATGAGGCGCAGGAACCAGTTCGCCAACAGCAAGAAGAAGCCAAACGCCCCCGCCGCTCCGAACACGAGCCCCCACGTCCCAAGCAGGTGGTTCGGCCGCCGGCCGAAGCCCGTCAGTAGCCGCACGGTGGCGACGTCGAGTGCGCCTTTGATGAAACGCTTCCAGCCGTACTTCGAACTGCCGAACTTGCGCGCCCGGTGCTGTATCACCAGCTCGCCGACCTTAAACCCGCGGGCCGTAGCCAGTACAGGCACGAACCTGTGCAGCTCGCCGTACAGGTACACCTCGCGGAGCGCCTCGGCGCGGTAGGCCTTCATCCCGCAGTTGTGGTCGTGCAGGTGTACGCCGGTGAGTACGCTCAAGAATTTGTTGAACACCCGGCTGGGGAACACCTTGTGCCACGGGTCGTGGCGCACCTTCTTCCACCCGCTCACCACGTCCAGCCCGCCCCGCAGTGCGTCGAGAAACCGGGGGATCTCGTGGGGGTCGTCTTGGAGGTCTGCGTCCATTGTCAGAACGATCTGGCCCCGCGCAGCGCCGAACCCCGCCGCCAGTGCGGCGGCCTTTCCAAAGTTGCGCCGGAACCGGATACCGCGGACCCGCTCGTCCTTCGTAGCCAGGTGCTGAACGGCCGCCCAGGAGTGGTCCTTGCTGCCGTCGTCGACAAATATCATCTCGACACGGGCGGGCAGATCTCGCGCCACCTCCGCGATCTCAGCGTGGAGGGCCACGAGGCTCTCGTCCTCGTTGTAAACGGGGATCACGAGCGAGAGCAGTTCGACCGCCACGAACCCGGCCGGCGTGCGGGATGCGCCCGCGGTCCCTGCGGGTGACGGCTGGCTCGTGTTCGGGGTCATGAACTCACCTCGGCGGGGCCGCGGAGCGCCTGCGGCGGGACGGACGGCTTGAGCACGTAAAACAGCAAACCCACAACCGCCTCGCCAACGGTCCAGGCGAGCCGTAGGGCCAGTGCAATCAGCACCGCCACCTGGGCCGCGGTGGCCTCGCCCAGCGCGGCAACGAACTGCGGCGCGAGCGCCCACTTCAGCACCAGCTCGCGCGCCCCGAGTCCGCCCGGTGCGATCACGAACACGAAGCCCGCGACGTAGCAGAGCGATACTGCTGCCAGATCGCGGGTGAACGCCACGGTATCCCACTCTGGCGCGACCGGTAACAGCCCGTGAACTGTCAGCCCCAAACTGAGCGCGAGCAAACAGTACCCGGCGGCGCCATGAACAAGCCCTTGCGCGAGGAGGAACAACGACGGCGCGGGTAGCGGCCGTGCGTCCGGACCGCGCCGCTTATTTGCAACACGAGCCGCGAACTTGTTCAACACGGCGAGCCCAAGCGGCAGCGAGACGACCGCGAACAGGATCGTCCGCTTGCCCGATACCTCGGCCGGCAGCACACCCAATGCCGGCAGGAACAGTACCGCGAGCAGCGCCCCCGCGGACATGCTCACCAGCGTCTCGTACACCGCCGTCACGCCCACCGGTACCGGGTGCGCGCCGTGTGGCCGCAGCATCGCCATGCGCATCAGAGGCACCAGCACCTTGCCGGGCACATACTTCCCGAACTGGCTGATGAAGTAGGTGCGGAGGCCCACCCACCACGACACCTGCACACCCTCGAAGTGCAGCAACCGCACCCAGAACGACGACCAGCACAGGTGCGCCAGCAGGTACAGCACCCCGGCGAGCACCAGGTACTCGGCGCGCACTCGCACGGGCAGACTTCCCGGCTCGATGCCCTTCAGCGTGTTGTGAAAGTTCCACGCCACTGCGGTCACGATGACCAGTGCGACGACCGTTTCGACCGCGAGCCACAGCTTCCGGCGCTTGCCTTTTGACATCTTTCGGATTCTACGAGACGCCGCCGAGCCGGGGAGGTTGTGTTGTCACCGCACAACTTGCTCGATAAATTCGACTGTTAGAAGTGAGGAATTCGCCGATGAGTACCGAGAACGAGTCCCCGAAGCCCGAGCAACCGCCGCAACCCGCCCAACCAAGCCCGGTGGTGCCCGCGCAGCCCAGTGGTCCGGCCGCCTATGGTGCGGCGCCGCAGGCGCCGCTAAACGCGGGACCGGTCAAGGGGCCGCAGCCCGGCCCGTCGGAGGCCGGTGCCGCACCGACCCCCTACGGCGCCGCACCGCAAGCGCCGCTGAACGCCGGCCCTGGCAAGGGGCCGGTGCCCCCGGGCGGGCCGCGACCCGGAGCTCCGCGCCCTGGTGGAGGTAACTTCGGTGGGAACCGGCCGTCCACCAACCGCGGCGACCGGCCGAACCGGTTCGATAAGCCGTTCAACCCTGGCGGCGCGCCGCCGCAACTCTACGTCGGGGCCGAGAAGCCCAACAATCGCGAACTCGACAAGCTCATTGAGGACGAACTGGCCGCCGCGATGGGCGACTTCGATGTGTCGAAGACGGTCGCCGCGGTGGAGCAGGTGCAGAAGCCGCGTGCGGCCGGCGCCAGCGGGCGCAAGGTCGGAGTGGTAGTCGGGGTCCACGGTAACGACGTGTTCGTCGAGGTGCCCGGAGGGCGCAGCCAGGGCCTGCTGCCTTTACAGCAGTTTGAGGGCCGGCGGCCGGCGGTCGGCGAGTCGGTCGACTTCGATATCGACCACTATGATTCCGCTAACGGGCTCCTGATCCTCACCCGCGAGGGGGCCGCGCAGGTCGTTCACGACTGGACGCAGGTCACCTACGGCATGGTCGTCGAAGCGAAGGTGACCGGCACCAACAAGAACAAGACCGGCCTCACCATTGAGGTGGCTGGGATCAAAGGCTTTCTGCCGGCGAGCCAACTCGACCTGTACCGGGTCGAAAACGTCGACCAGTTCGTGGGCCAGCGCCTGAAGGTGATGGTCTCGGAGGTGAATCCGGAGGAGCGTAACCTTATCGTGAGCCGTCGCGCGGTTCTGGAGCGCGAGAAGCAGGTTAAAGCCGAGGAGTTTTGGCGCACCGTCGAGAAGGACCAGGTGCGCAAGGGCATTGTGCGGAGTGTCAAGCCGTTCGGTGCGTTCGTGGATCTCGGCGGTGCCGACGGGCTGATCCCGGTGTCCGAGTTTTCCTGGCAGCGGGTCAACGACCTCAACGAGGTTGTGAAGATCGGGCAGGAGGTCGAGGTCAAGATCAGCAAGATCGACTTCGAAGCGCGGAAGATCGGCCTGAGCATGCGGGCGCTGACTACCAGCCCGTTCGAGGAGTTCACGAAGACTACGCAGGCCGGCGCGCGGGTCACGGGCAAGGTGTCGCGGCTCGCCGATTTCGGGGCGTTCGTGGAACTGGCGCCCGGGCTGGAAGGGCTCATTCACGTGTCGGAACTCTCCACCCAGCGGGTGCGCCGGGTGAGCGACGTGATCGAGCCAGGACAAAATGTGATCGTCGAGATCTTGAGCACGGACCCGGTAACGAAACGGATCGCACTGAGTCTCAAGAAGATCGCGACCGAAGAGGAGGTCGCCGCTGAGGAGGCCGAGGAGGCCGAACACCTGGCCGCACTCAAAGCCGCTGAGCAAGCGATGGCGAGCCGTCCGGTGAACCCGAACCTGCGCGGCGGGCTCGGCGGGCCGATCCGGTTCGACGGGCAGTAACGACCGCGCCACACGGTTTGGTGAGCGGAGGGCGACTCCCCTTCGCTCACTGAGCGTATACTAACGCCGTTATCCACTCCGCTGCGAGACCGTGCGCATGCCCCCCGAAGGTAACGGCTCTTCCGCCCCCCGAGAGCCGCGCGAGCTGGCGGCCCTCCTTCAAACCCTTCAGACCAACATCGGGCGCGTGTTCCTCGGCAAGCCCGAGGTGGTGCGCCTCGCCTGTGTCGCGCTCCTGGCCGAGGGACACCTGCTCCTTGACGACGTGCCCGGCGTCGGTAAAACGCTGCTCGCGAAGGCCCTCGCTCGCAGCCTCGCGTGCAAGTTCAACCGCATCCAGTTCACCCCAGATTTGCTGCCCGGCGACCTGTTAGGGGTAACCATTTACCGGTCGCAAACGGGCGAGTTCCTGTTCCAACCTGGTCCGGTGTTCGCCGAGGTTGTGCTGGCCGACGAGATCAACCGCGCCACCCCGCGGACGCAGTCGGCACTGCTCGAGGCGATGCAGGAGCGTCAGGTGACGGTGGACGGTAACACGC belongs to Gemmata obscuriglobus and includes:
- a CDS encoding CPBP family intramembrane glutamic endopeptidase — protein: MSEPTNEPPLVTRTDLPLVAPAPPARTRPGLLEAVIWCGLFVATQLFSAIIGTGVVFGALMYSAADPQAFADEQLGGFGKAVDLKAEGERPPIPDGIGRSLASGMLAAQFASLGLILLVLPRRIGPGWARQIGLRRPHPLHVFLALLLVPAFMICADLIQTLFLWATGMKPPPVVRALNGVFGSFPWPLTALAVAVGPGVVEELWCRGFLGRGLCARYGIPAGVLFTAALFAAMHLDPSQLVVIALMGVYLHFVYLAARSIWVPILLHATNNGLAILLALVLKVGDAQGNVEVPVAVHLLAFSLLLFGSVALWTSRAEVISVRGAEGAPWRPESPGVSAPPDGVKMRLVYAAFSPAAVLCAVASFGGLAVLLYQLSR
- a CDS encoding 30S ribosomal protein S1, with amino-acid sequence MSTENESPKPEQPPQPAQPSPVVPAQPSGPAAYGAAPQAPLNAGPVKGPQPGPSEAGAAPTPYGAAPQAPLNAGPGKGPVPPGGPRPGAPRPGGGNFGGNRPSTNRGDRPNRFDKPFNPGGAPPQLYVGAEKPNNRELDKLIEDELAAAMGDFDVSKTVAAVEQVQKPRAAGASGRKVGVVVGVHGNDVFVEVPGGRSQGLLPLQQFEGRRPAVGESVDFDIDHYDSANGLLILTREGAAQVVHDWTQVTYGMVVEAKVTGTNKNKTGLTIEVAGIKGFLPASQLDLYRVENVDQFVGQRLKVMVSEVNPEERNLIVSRRAVLEREKQVKAEEFWRTVEKDQVRKGIVRSVKPFGAFVDLGGADGLIPVSEFSWQRVNDLNEVVKIGQEVEVKISKIDFEARKIGLSMRALTTSPFEEFTKTTQAGARVTGKVSRLADFGAFVELAPGLEGLIHVSELSTQRVRRVSDVIEPGQNVIVEILSTDPVTKRIALSLKKIATEEEVAAEEAEEAEHLAALKAAEQAMASRPVNPNLRGGLGGPIRFDGQ
- a CDS encoding lysylphosphatidylglycerol synthase domain-containing protein, which produces MSKGKRRKLWLAVETVVALVIVTAVAWNFHNTLKGIEPGSLPVRVRAEYLVLAGVLYLLAHLCWSSFWVRLLHFEGVQVSWWVGLRTYFISQFGKYVPGKVLVPLMRMAMLRPHGAHPVPVGVTAVYETLVSMSAGALLAVLFLPALGVLPAEVSGKRTILFAVVSLPLGLAVLNKFAARVANKRRGPDARPLPAPSLFLLAQGLVHGAAGYCLLALSLGLTVHGLLPVAPEWDTVAFTRDLAAVSLCYVAGFVFVIAPGGLGARELVLKWALAPQFVAALGEATAAQVAVLIALALRLAWTVGEAVVGLLFYVLKPSVPPQALRGPAEVSS
- a CDS encoding glycosyltransferase family 2 protein — translated: MTPNTSQPSPAGTAGASRTPAGFVAVELLSLVIPVYNEDESLVALHAEIAEVARDLPARVEMIFVDDGSKDHSWAAVQHLATKDERVRGIRFRRNFGKAAALAAGFGAARGQIVLTMDADLQDDPHEIPRFLDALRGGLDVVSGWKKVRHDPWHKVFPSRVFNKFLSVLTGVHLHDHNCGMKAYRAEALREVYLYGELHRFVPVLATARGFKVGELVIQHRARKFGSSKYGWKRFIKGALDVATVRLLTGFGRRPNHLLGTWGLVFGAAGAFGFFLLLANWFLRLIDGSYGAGPLTQMMVAILAVGSALFGGQCFLAGLVSEMTVARQWLDNAPYTVAERTPAEPEPARG